Proteins encoded together in one Deltaproteobacteria bacterium window:
- a CDS encoding BolA family transcriptional regulator, whose translation MDPQDIESKIRAALPDARVTLRDLTGTRDHWEATVVSAAFEGKSRIERHRIVFDALAEELKGPIHALTLKALTPAQAGE comes from the coding sequence ATGGACCCGCAAGACATCGAATCCAAGATCCGCGCCGCCCTTCCCGACGCCCGCGTCACCCTGCGGGACCTCACGGGAACCCGTGATCACTGGGAGGCCACCGTCGTTTCGGCCGCCTTCGAGGGCAAGTCGCGCATCGAACGCCACCGCATCGTGTTCGATGCCCTCGCGGAGGAACTCAAGGGCCCCATCCACGCCCTCACGCTCAAGGCGCTCACCCCGGCTCAAGCCGGCGAGTAG